The proteins below are encoded in one region of Telopea speciosissima isolate NSW1024214 ecotype Mountain lineage chromosome 10, Tspe_v1, whole genome shotgun sequence:
- the LOC122642861 gene encoding serine/threonine-protein kinase STY13-like, which produces MDLKTMDEDGRVETAEKVQVQEGGLGSKVMGVGNISSKDVFFRADKIDLKSLDIQLEKHLSRVWSRNTLAPKPAEEWEIDLSKLDIRYVIARGTYGTVYRGIYDDQDVAVKILDWGEDDIATTAEIASLRATFLQEVAVWHKLDHSNVTKFVGASMGTSNLKIPSKNSSSDGHNSLPARACCVIVEYLPGGTLKQFLIRNRRKKLAFKIVIQLALDLSKGLSYLHSKKIVHRDVKTENMLLDTQRNLKIADFGVARVEAQNPRDMTGETGTLGYMAPEVLDGKPYNRRCDVYSFGICLWEIYCCDMPYADLSFTEVSSAVVRQNLRPEIPRCCPSSFANIMRKCWDANPEKRPYMDEVVRLLEAIDTSKGGGMIPEDQVHGCFCFNSARGP; this is translated from the exons ATGGATTTGAAGACCATGGATGAAGATGGAAGGGTTGAGACAGCTGAGAAGGTCCAGGTTCAGGAGGGGGGCCTAGGTTCGAAAGTAATGGGTGTTGGAAATATTAGTAGCAAAGATGTATTTTTCAGAGCTGATAAGATAGATTTGAAGAGCTTGGATATCCAGCTGGAGAAGCACCTTAGCAGGGTGTGGTCGAGGAACACGTTGGCACCGAAGCCAGCGGAAGAGTGGGAGATTGATTTATCTAAATTGGACATAAGATATGTAATAGCTCGTGGGACTTATGGTACTGTCTACCGAGGCATCTATGATGACCAGGATGTTGCTG TGAAGATATTGGATTGGGGAGAGGATGATATCGCAACAACAGCTGAAATCGCTAGTCTCCGGGCAACATTTCTACAAGAGGTTGCTGTGTGGCACAAGCTTGACCATTCAAATGTTACAAAG TTTGTTGGAGCTTCAATGGGAACTTCGAATCTTAAGATTCCTTCAAAGAATTCTTCAAGTGATGGTCATAATTCTCTTCCTGCCAGAGCATGTTGTGTTATTGTGGAGTATCTTCCAGGAGGCACACTAAAGCAGTTTTTAATAAGAAATAGGCGAAAGAAACTTGCCTTTAAAATTGTGATTCAACTTGCTTTAGACCTCTCTAAAGG TTTGAGCTATCTACATTCCAAGAAGATTGTACATCGAGATGTTAAGACTGAAAATATGTTGCTAGATACTCAAAGAAATCTAAAAATCGCGGATTTTGGTGTTGCTCGTGTTGAAGCTCAAAATCCAAGGGACATGACTGGTGAAACAGGTACCCTTGGGTATATGGCCCCAGAG GTACTCGATGGTAAACCTTACAATAGAAGATGTGATGTCTATAGCTTTGGTATATGCTTATGGGAAATATACTGTTGTGATATGCCATATGCTGATCTTAGTTTTACTGAAGTGTCATCTGCAGTGGTTCGACAG AATTTGCGACCAGAAATCCCTAGATGTTGCCCAAGCTCATTCGCAAATATCATGCGAAAATGTTGGGATGCAAATCCAGAAAAACGCCCGTACATGGATGAAGTGGTGAGATTGTTAGAAGCAATTGATACGAGCAAGGGAGGAGGCATGATACCTGAAGACCAGGTTCATGGTTGCTTTTGTTTTAACAGTGCTCGTGGTCCgtaa